From one Burkholderia latens genomic stretch:
- a CDS encoding extensin, producing MTSTRKTLMIAGGLLIAAAGTGYVMLLRADHRAIAEAGIGDSAPPAATVAAVDDGHTAQGTIVPPAHVAVPSAHVDDAVPQQAVVPPPAAPAAHTRAAPAAAAVAPVIAAQAPAAKPAAPPPAVHVVTVEPENATPAKNRSAQPAQPAQPTQSGPSVQSTQASRPAQQAYQPPQHAVRKRDGLERHAAAAPAMKSETPETAALVRESAKLDPSLPPPQYVPPPSADRAHASAGANPVAAAMTDQLVRQSSSFKASAPANTGPAVAQ from the coding sequence ATGACTAGTACCCGAAAGACCTTGATGATCGCCGGCGGATTGCTGATTGCCGCGGCAGGCACCGGCTACGTGATGTTACTGCGTGCGGACCACCGCGCGATCGCGGAGGCCGGCATCGGCGACTCCGCTCCACCGGCCGCCACCGTGGCGGCCGTCGATGACGGGCACACCGCGCAGGGCACGATCGTACCGCCTGCGCACGTCGCGGTGCCTTCCGCACACGTCGATGACGCCGTGCCGCAACAGGCGGTCGTCCCGCCGCCGGCCGCGCCCGCGGCCCACACGCGCGCGGCTCCGGCAGCGGCGGCAGTGGCGCCCGTCATCGCCGCGCAGGCGCCGGCCGCGAAACCGGCCGCGCCACCTCCTGCGGTCCATGTGGTGACGGTCGAGCCCGAGAATGCGACCCCAGCGAAGAACCGGTCCGCACAACCGGCGCAGCCCGCCCAGCCGACGCAATCCGGACCGTCAGTCCAGTCAACGCAGGCGAGCCGGCCGGCGCAGCAGGCGTATCAGCCGCCGCAGCACGCCGTGCGCAAGCGTGACGGGCTCGAGCGGCATGCAGCGGCCGCACCCGCGATGAAATCGGAAACGCCCGAAACCGCCGCCCTCGTACGCGAATCGGCGAAGCTCGATCCGTCGTTGCCGCCGCCGCAGTACGTACCGCCGCCGAGCGCGGACCGAGCGCATGCGTCTGCCGGAGCGAATCCGGTCGCCGCCGCGATGACCGACCAGCTGGTCCGGCAGTCGAGCAGCTTCAAGGCGTCCGCGCCAGCCAATACCGGGCCGGCCGTCGCGCAGTGA